One Thermodesulfobacteriota bacterium genomic window carries:
- a CDS encoding type II toxin-antitoxin system RelE/ParE family toxin: MAAYRVLFRESVWKDLKSIPKKELQRILDRISALGDEPRPPGAEKLTGEDRYRIRQGRYRILYSIQDKDLTVWVVKVGHRKEVYR, encoded by the coding sequence ATGGCCGCATATAGGGTTCTCTTTCGCGAGTCGGTCTGGAAAGATCTCAAGTCAATACCGAAGAAAGAACTGCAACGAATCCTGGATCGGATCTCAGCCCTTGGCGACGAACCCAGGCCGCCAGGGGCTGAGAAACTTACTGGCGAGGATCGGTACCGTATTCGCCAAGGCCGATATCGTATCCTCTACTCAATTCAGGACAAAGACTTGACAGTCTGGGTGGTGAAGGTCGGGCACCGGAAGGAGGTCTACAGGTGA
- a CDS encoding CopG family transcriptional regulator, producing MATLTKRSTVYFDPTIHRALRLKAAETSRSVSDIVNDAVKEALAEDAEDLAAFEERVAEPLITYEEMVKRLKADGRI from the coding sequence ATGGCGACGCTGACGAAACGGTCCACAGTTTATTTCGATCCCACGATTCACCGCGCTTTACGCCTGAAGGCTGCGGAAACCTCCCGCTCGGTGTCCGACATCGTGAACGATGCGGTCAAAGAGGCGCTGGCCGAGGACGCCGAAGACCTGGCCGCGTTCGAGGAGCGAGTTGCAGAGCCCCTGATCACCTACGAAGAAATGGTCAAGAGGCTCAAAGCCGATGGCCGCATATAG